From Nicotiana tabacum cultivar K326 chromosome 22, ASM71507v2, whole genome shotgun sequence, one genomic window encodes:
- the LOC107767421 gene encoding cytochrome P450 89A2-like, which produces MDYSWLIIIITTLCISFFLRKSNNQKNNKKHPPGPGPFDFSVIGSLLWGVTNIELILRDLKAKYGPLFNLRIGIISRPSIFVASHSLAYTALVQQGVVFSDRPKAAQTNVIIHSSRINISSAPYGPLWRLLRRNLTSAILHPSRTKSFSKARSRALSVLVQQLHYHSDSAKENVIRLIDHFQYATIYLLVLMCFGDKIDETQVKRIKDVQRRWIVSVGRFINLSFLPRWLEKIIFRSRWKELIQLQLEQERIFIPLIEARKKAKSSNNLNHHEEEEVMAYVDTLLNLELPKEKRKINHGEIVSLCSEFLTAGTDTTSTSLQWIMANLVKYPSIQEKLYQEISEVVVHRGNPKPKGSVIDQGVVKEEDLEKMPYLKAVILEGLRRHPPGHFLQPHMVREEVELNGYVIPKDATVNFMIAEMGWDPYVWEDPLDFKPDRFLLADGSDTEEFDITGSREIKMIPFSAGRRICPAYRLAMLHLEYFVANLIWHFEWTTADGDNVDLSEKLEFTVTMKNPLCARIRPRINQLELSPNSCYVI; this is translated from the coding sequence ATGGACTACTCAtggctcatcatcatcattaCTACTCTCTGTATCTCTTTCTTCCTCAGAAAATCCAATAACCAGAAGAACAACAAGAAACACCCCCCAGGTCCCGGACCGTTTGACTTTTCGGTCATTGGCAGCTTACTATGGGGTGTCACCAATATTGAACTCATCCTCAGGGACCTTAAGGCTAAGTATGGTCCTCTCTTCAACTTAAGAATTGGAATTATATCTCGTCCTTCGATATTTGTTGCTAGCCACTCGTTAGCCTACACAGCATTAGTACAACAAGGTGTTGTTTTCTCGGACCGGCCAAAGGCTGCGCAGACCAATGTAATCATTCACAGTAGCCGCATAAACATCTCCTCCGCCCCTTACGGCCCCTTATGGCGTCTCCTCCGTCGAAACCTTACCTCTGCTATCCTTCACCCTTCCCGCACCAAGTCCTTCTCTAAGGCCCGTTCTCGGGCACTGAGTGTCCTTGTTCAACAACTCCATTATCATTCTGATTCTGCCAAAGAAAATGTGATCAGGTTAATTGATCATTTTCAATATGCCACTATCTACCTTCTTGTCCTCATGTGTTTTGGGGACAAGATCGATGAGACTCAAGTTAAACGGATTAAAGATGTGCAACGAAGATGGATTGTAAGTGTGGGGCGgttcatcaatctcagcttcttGCCAAGATGGCTTGAAAAGATAATTTTCAGAAGTCGCTGGAAAGAGCTCATCCAACTGCAACTAGAGCAAGAGAGGATCTTTATACCTCTCATCGAGGCTCGAAAGAAAGCAAAAAGTAGTAATAATTTGAATCATCATGAGGAAGAAGAAGTGATGGCTTATGTGGATACATTGCTGAATTTGGAATTGCCAAAGGAAAAGAGGAAGATTAATCATGGAGAGATTGTTAGCCTCTGCAGTGAGTTCCTCACTGCTGGCACAGATACTACGTCCACCTCATTACAATGGATTATGGCCAACTTGGTCAAATACCCTTCTATTCAGGAAAAACTATACCAAGAAATATCTGAGGTAGTAGTGCACAGAGGGAATCCGAAGCCAAAGGGATCAGTCATAGATCAGGGGGTAGTAAAAGAGGAAGATTTAGAGAAAATGCCTTACCTAAAAGCAGTGATCTTGGAAGGTCTAAGGCGGCACCCACCAGGTCACTTCCTGCAGCCCCACATGGTGAGAGAGGAAGTGGAACTCAACGGTTATGTCATCCCTAAGGATGCAACAGTCAATTTCATGATTGCAGAAATGGGTTGGGACCCATATGTTTGGGAGGATCCCTTGGATTTCAAACCAGATAGGTTCTTATTAGCGGATGGTAGTGATACAGAAGAGTTCGATATAACAGGGAGTAGAGAGATCAAGATGATACCCTTTAGTGCAGGGAGAAGAATATGTCCAGCCTATCGTTTGGCTATGCTCCATTTAGAGTACTTTGTGGCTAACTTGATCTGGCATTT